In Asanoa sp. WMMD1127, one genomic interval encodes:
- the rplI gene encoding 50S ribosomal protein L9: MKVILTQEVSGLGTPGDVVEVKDGYGRNYLLPQGFGIRWSKGAEKEVTNIKRARGAREIRDLGHANEVKAQLEGLKVSLQVRAGDGGRLFGSVTPVEIVDAVKAAGGPTLDRRRLELPGSIKSIGSYPVKVKLHPEVTASFDVNVNRSK; the protein is encoded by the coding sequence ATGAAGGTCATCCTGACCCAGGAGGTGTCCGGTCTCGGCACGCCGGGCGACGTGGTGGAGGTCAAGGACGGCTACGGCCGCAACTACCTCCTGCCGCAGGGCTTCGGCATCCGCTGGAGCAAGGGTGCGGAGAAAGAGGTCACCAACATCAAGCGGGCCCGTGGGGCCCGCGAGATCCGCGACCTCGGCCACGCCAACGAGGTGAAGGCCCAGCTCGAGGGCCTCAAGGTCAGCCTGCAGGTGCGCGCCGGCGACGGCGGCCGCCTGTTCGGCTCGGTCACCCCGGTCGAGATCGTCGACGCGGTCAAGGCCGCGGGCGGTCCGACCCTCGACCGCCGCCGGCTGGAGCTGCCCGGTTCGATCAAGTCGATCGGCAGCTACCCGGTCAAGGTCAAGTTGCACCCCGAGGTGACGGCGAGCTTCGACGTCAACGTCAACCGCAGCAAGTAA